The Tenebrio molitor chromosome 3, icTenMoli1.1, whole genome shotgun sequence genome contains a region encoding:
- the mino gene encoding glycerol-3-phosphate acyltransferase 1, mitochondrial isoform X5, translated as MEWRGLGSTESLVNKTTEKFALNNILDHTPTIQKNGFFQRTFPHLNQVYQLKKFDYPQVAEVVLKDDRLKRATEKTALQQFADSEKNDDEFYQELLKNNHKRAHKLLYGMRSTLSDFLLRFTSWVLYKLLPCFLSCVVAHPGQINMLKEAGKTSLPLIFLPLHRSHLDYILISFILLNNNVRSPLVAAGDNLRIPFFGSLLRGLGAFFIKRRVDPIMGRKDFLYKAVLHTYMNECLRAGHNMEFFLEGGRTRTGKPCMPKYGILSVIVEAFMDGTIEDALLVPVSVNYEKLVDGNFVREQLGQPKEMETFGAAIKGIWHVLNSDYGMMRIDFNQPFSLRELVKTFNQSKKVPANGLKKILKSNPSTTSLYGTDVVSDEHKSLVESISKHIIYDCAKSTSAMSTNALAFLLLTKFREGATIKELVSALDSLRNELDQARKDLGFTGDSIDVVNYAVELLGPGLVRKEKVNGEDIIKPIAILPNVIELTYYSNTLVTHFALESIVAIAIHIVANAAGRVSHLELIETVLDLCSLLQYEFILCKPCQNLEHVVLGCLDDLNVRHNIFVAAENDTEQVARSKRIARQFDDDDLDEAATEKPYILSSETSAVEHLNFLRGLLMPLIETYAVTAFTLEKLVGRSLLENELISNILNEIRLQLSQGSLEYEESVSVDPIKNALKLYQKWDILECHAENKLRLYYLKENQDNTESVNFLYQRINKFRQSPKN; from the exons ATGGAGTGGCGTGGTTTAGGCTCTACG GAATCTCTGGTGAATAAAACTACGGAAAAATTTGCATTAAACAATATCCTCGATCACACTCCCACCATTCAGAAAAATGGGTTCTTTCAACGAACTTTCCCGCATCTCAATCAAGTTTACCAGTTGAAAAAGTTCGATTATCCACAAGTGGCGGAAGTCGTTTTGAAAGATGACCGTTTGAAGCGGGCCACAGAGAAAACCGCACTGCAACAGTTCGCGGATTCGGAAAAAAACGATGACGAGTTCTATCAAGAATTGTTGAAGAACAACCACAAGAGGGCTCACAAATTGCTGTACGGAATGAGATCAACTCTTTCGGATTTTTTGTTAAGATTCACATCGTGGGTTTTGTACAAGTTATTGCCCTGTTTTCTTAGTTGCGTTGTCGCTCATCCTGGCCAAATTAATATGTTAAAAGAAGCCGGGAAAACAAGTCTTCCCTTAATATTCTTACCCTTACATCGATCTCATTTGGATTACATTCTTATTTCGTTTATATTGTTAAACAACAATGTTCGTTCACCGTTAGTCGCAGCTGGTGACAATCTAAGGATCCCTTTCTTTgg TTCCTTACTCCGTGGTTTGGGTGCTTTCTTCATTAAACGACGTGTCGACCCAATTATGGGCCGCAAAGACTTTCTGTACAAAGCAGTTTTACACACTTACATGAACGAATGTCTGAGGGCTGGACACAACATGGAGTTTTTCTTAGAAGGTGGTCGCACAAGAACCGGCAAGCCTTGCATGCCTAAATATGGCATTCTTAGCGTAATTGTGGAAGCTTTCATGGATGGAACCATCGAAGACGCTTTGTTGGTACCTGTCAGTGTAAATTACGAGAAACTGGTCGATGGGAATTTCGTACGTGAGCAACTGGGTCAGCCCAAGGAAATGGAAACTTTTGGTGCAGCCATAAAAGGTATATGGCATGTCCTAAATAGCGATTATGGTATGATGAGGATTGATTTTAACCAACCATTTTCGTTGAGG GAGTTAGTGAAAACCTTTAACCAATCGAAGAAAGTGCCTGCTAATggtctaaaaaaaatattgaaatcgAACCCGTCCACAACTAGTTTATATGGAACAGACGTAGTATCTGATGAACATAAAAGCCTGGTAGAAAGCATATCCAAACATATTATTTATg ATTGTGCCAAATCTACATCAGCTATGTCTACAAATGCTTTAGCTTTTCTGCTCTTAACTAAGTTCCGAGAGGGTGCCACCATCAAAGAACTGGTTAGTGCCTTGGATAGTTTAAGAAACGAGCTGGATCAGGCTAGGAAAGATTTGGGATTCACGGGAGATTCCATTGATGTAGTCAATTATGCTGTGGAGTTATTAGGCCCCGGTTTAGTGAGGAAGGAAAAGGTTAATGGTGAAGACATTATCAAACCAATTGCAATATTACCAAATGTGATTGAACTGACGTATTATAGTAATACGTTAGTTACCCATTTTGCTCTCGAGTCGATAGTGGCCATTGCTATACACATAGTGGCTAATGCAGCAGGGAGAGTTTCTCACTTGGAATTAATCGAAACTGTACTGGACTTGTGCAGCCTGTTACAATATGAATTCATATTATGTAAACCCTGTCAAAATCTGGAACACGTTGTCCTTGGCTGTCTTGATGACTTAAATGTAAGgcataacatttttgtggcAGCGGAAAATGACACAGAACAAGTAGCGAGAAGCAAAAGAATAGCGAGACAGTTTGATGATGACGACCTGGATGAGGCAGCCACTGAAAAACCCTACATTTTAAGCAGCGAAACATCAGCTGttgaacatttaaattttctgcGAGGGTTACTCATGCCGCTGATCGAAACTTACGCCGTTACAGCTTTCACCCTGGAAAAGTTGGTTGGGAGATCACTCTTAGAAAACGAACTAATTAGCAATATTCTTAACGAGATTCGATTGCAATTGTCACAAGGGTCGTTAGAATATG AAGAAAGTGTTTCCGTTGATCCGATTAAAAATGCCCTAAAGTTGTACCAAAAATGGGATATCCTAGAGTGCCatgctgaaaataaattaagactttattatttaaaagaaaaccaAGACAATACAGAATCTGTAAATTTCCTTTACCAGAGAATTAACAAATTTAGGCAATCTCCTAAAAACTAG